The window TATAGTTTTTGcagatttaaattaatatttttatgtaagaaataacaaatattacgaatttattaaacaaaatcataatttttaattgttatttatttcgaTTAAATAAATAGACCagtaatgtttataaattttaaccgTAAGAATATGATAAATAAGACTTTTGTTATGTGTTGTTATGTACgtgtatacacatacatacataaataaaaatatactatatacaaaaagtacatgcaaaatttttatgtaattctTGAAAccaaagtatgtatgtatgtacttatatactatatataatatacattttgtttaatgtatgttttttgttgtttttctagtcacaaataatcaaaaattgattttattttactattccATTTTACCatttaaaaccataaatttacacaactaaatttttccaaaactttTCCTGACTTAggtcagtttttttctttgtcttaAAGTTTAACTTAcctcaaaatttattttcaaacaataaCTCTGctttgaaattctttttttgtaactttttccTATctgtaagtgttttttttttttttttttgaaaatgttattaactAATAAATTCTTGACCTTCTTCTTGGTAGCCGTTAAAACGAAAAATGTAATTGCAGTGTGTGCGACAACGACTGAAAAACTTTTCTCCGTTTACGATGACTGTTGTTTGAGGAGAAAGAatataaattggaaaaaaaggAATCATGTGTTTTGTTAAATCGTTGTTTGATTCTATTGTATGTGGGTTGTCAAGGTATTATGTTGATTTTGTCTGCAAGGAGATGAAATTGTTGTgagtgaaagtttttttgtaagGATATGCGCATTAACAACTTTAGGTAATATTTTTGTCGTTTGTTGCCAATTCTGACATTCGATAAAACCGGTAAGaagtaaacaaacaatttttttaaagaacagtTAGTTAtctttaaattaacattttcaaaaatttcttcagAAAGTTATAGAAAACATTAGGAAAAATAATTGATAACATTGCTTATGGAACATTAAATGataatttgacttttttatgtttattgtaaattaattttcgaTTGCGTTTGCTAATGATTTCTACTTTAAGCGTATTTTCGATAACATTTAACTATTTgatacctatctatctatctatctatctatctatctatctatctatctatctatctatctatctatctatctatctatctatctatctatctatctatctatctatctatctatctatctagaacTAGAAAATTCGATAAatcgtttttaaatataaaatacattgttAAACAGAGttgcttttattattaataaagcgcatgtctataaaatattttttctttgttatcaCTTTTTCAAAAAGGATATGTCAAACTTTTTGTCTATAAAATCCTTTCAAAGTTTGACGTCATTAATACCTACAGAAACgcatatttcaataaaagattattaaaacaccaaaaaaacaaatttccgaATAAAACTCCAAAATAATGAAGTTAACTTTAAGTCGTTATCGTATATTATTATCTTTGCAGTTTACTTTACTCTTGGccgatttattttttaatacattttctcaTCTTTTATTGACACCAAAACTGCAATTGACCATATTGTTGTTTGTGTAAGttgaaaggaaattttctaagGACAATAATATGtttgaaattaattgatttttttttgtttgttttgttttttttgtatataggACACaggatttatttataatatgtgaatatttgttttttacttttgctGTACATGCCACCTGTGTTTATGAggtaaattttagattttaaataaaatattgacatTTGGAAGATAATATATTCCTTTTCTTTAATAGGTTGGAGCAACTCATGTTATCTTAAGGAATTGTAAATTTTTCCTTTTCACCATACTTTTGTATTTCCTGTTATCGGTTTCACAGCATTTCTGGTTTGTTTACAATGTTTTGTGGTACCCAATGGCCAATTGGCCCACAACTCTTAAGGCTTTGTCGTTTGTACAAAGAACCGGTGAGACCTTTATAAATAATCGAAAAATGTTTATCATtaatcttaatatatttttattgcagtttcttttttctattattactcATATAAACGCACCGCTTTAACTTTATCTGATCCTCGATTTTATGAAGAGAATATCGATTGGATAGCTGAGCAATTAAGTAATAAGTAAATgtaatttgtaaatatgtatgtacatatgtatgcttAGAAggagtgtgtatgtatatttcaatttaaatttttttaaatcaaaacactttcttaaatattgaaaaatactcTTATTAATgtgattaaaatgtttagtaCCCGtatgttttagtaaaattaaaaaaatatatgtaataaatatatactGTGATCAGaagaaatcaaataattttattaaaaacttttatcgataagttttttttttttaaatctacagTTGTTCGTTATAATGCTAAAAAGTTAATGATATTTCTATAGAGATATTTTAAGTAATCAATAACAAGGTCTTTAAAAACTGACATTGTCaataacttttctgtagaaaatacagttatcgataaatttctctttaaaaattccaaatttttttataaaaaactgttttttttcaataattaaaaaaaatgcaattatgGACAATTTTCCTAAAAAGTATAAATAGTTATCGATAACGTTCCTGGAGAAATCttatgtttaagataatttaTCTGTAGAAAAATATAGTCGTcgatattttaatgtaaaataatcaattttttatacatatttagttatcgttacttttttaatagaaaattaagttatcgaaatttttctataaaaaaatttagttatcgatatttttaatgaatataattttatcGANNNNNNNNNNNNNNNNNNNNNNNNNNNNNNNNNNNNNNNNNNNNNNNNNNNNNNNNNNNNNNNNNNNNNNNNNNNNNNNNNNNNNNNNNNNNNNNNNNNNAGAAAACTTTAGTTAACgataatttttctacagaaaaattcaaatatcgacaatttttttacaaaaaattcaattatcgataatttttctacagaaaaattaaattattgataatttttctatagaaaaattcagttatcgataattttttatagaaaaattcatttatcgataaatttttattagaaaaattcagttatcgataattttttttaaagaaaaattcagttatcgataatttttctacagaaaaattcagttatcgataattttttatagaaaaatttagttatcgaaaatttttctatagaaaaattcagtTATCGGTaatatttcaatagaaaaattcagttatcgataatttttctatagaaacattttgttgtcgatattttttctatagaaaaattcagttatcaaaattatttctataaaaaaatgtagttttcgataatttttctctaaaaaattcagttttcgttaatttttctatggaaaacttcagttatcgataacatttccatagaaaaatacatttatcaataatttttctacaaaaagttcAGTTAACGATAATTTTTGCATAGAagttatcgaaaaatttcttaCCTTTAAATTTTACTGCTTTCCTCACCATCTTCTGGAAGTTTGGAACCTTCGAAATATGTCTGCCTTAGTATAACAGCTGACTCCTTATCGAGGCTTCCACCATAAGTTGTCGACTTTATATTCAttcttaacaataaatttatttaaagaatcttgtatttgtgtataattttactaattattgcgaatatttattaaaaattgttcacttttttaaacaaattattataaataagtttgttgtttttcattttatatataaagaggGTAAATTGATATAGTTGATAGATAATTTTCAGGACTTACATATTTTTTCGAGtttgtatttacaaaaatagctaatggtttttgaaaaaatactttagaGAGAACCTTTATGAAATATTAAGGGATTATGTGAAATGAAGACCATTTGTGGACCtagataaatatgtatttcattttttctataaaggaagccaaataacaaataataaatcttaactatttacaaatttaaaaaatagagaaaaaattggacaaaattttacaaacataaaattatctaaaactaaaaacaaaaagtgtatATCATTAGATTAACTCATTTACTATGCATTTATCAAGGGCACACCGAATAATTTCTCCCATGATTGTGCTATAGAATTTAAACAGGTATTAGCATTTTCGGCTGTTTGAAATGTACACTTCCAGAGTTCACATTTATCTTGAGTTTCATCTAAGAAATTTATGATAAAGACATTATCCGCACAATGTTCCACCTCAACTAAATTGGACATGAATTGCGTAACGCACAATTCAATATCGGAGTCATGATTTAAAACAGAAAGCCAATCTAGCTTTTCCGAACTCAAATAAATACGTGAGTCGGTGGTTAAAAGACCACATATGTTAAAGGAGCGTTTAGCATTTTCACATGAAATTTCACAGCCATTCAATAAAGAGCACATATTTAGTTGTTCATCAATAACGGCAGCACTAAGACGTTTAGTTAATAGATCAGCCGGTTGGTATTTCAATTCACATAACGAAGGCAGAGCATTAtctaaaagttgttttgttataaaaaagaagtGATTCCATTATAGTGTTATAACTCAAACTTACTggcaaaaaataacattaaggaATCTGTTCTTAAGATATCCTGCAGCAATAATAGAAAACCACCCCAATCATTGAGATAAAAGGATAAACCCATTTTCCAGGGCAACAATTGTATGGCATCCAAACGATCAACAGTGCAACTTATGGTGGTTTTCAGCCATTTAGCAACATCATCATTTTCCTTAGCATATGCCTCCATAACGTACAGTTTGCAAGTTGACATAACCACTATGCCATcgcttaattttttattggtcTCATTGTAAATCCGTCCTCTAACAATCCATTTGAAATGTTCATCTTTTTCGAATTttgtttgataaaaatataatttcaagcGATGATCGATATCGTTGAAATCGGTATAATTGAATTTATACGTCTGTGTGCCGGAGGTAGATTTGTTGGTGTTGCTACTGCTGTTATTAGAGGAGTTTGTAGGTAAGGCAGTACCCGATTTAACATTCGATAATGTTTCAGAATCAATAAGTTTTTTTGAACTGGTCATTAAAATGTTGGTGGACTGCATGAGAGCTAGAAATTTGAAGGAGAGCAAGTAATAAGTAAGTAATAAGTAAGTAAAAAAtgaagtaagtaagtatgtaagtaagtaagaaagtaagtaagaaagtaagtaagtaaataaggaagtaagtaagcaagtaagtaagtaagtaagtaagtaagtaagtaagtaagtaagtaagtaagtaagtaagtaagtaagtaaataaggaagtaagtaagtaagaaagtaaggaagtaagtaagtaaataaggaagtaagtaggtaagtaagtaaataaggaagtaagtaagtaagtaattaattaattaagtaagtaagtaagtaagtaagtaagtaagtaagtaagtaagtaagtaagtaagtaagtaagtaagtaagtaagtaagtaagtaagtaagtaagtaagtaagtaagtaagtaagtaagtaagtaagtaagtaagtaagtaagtaagattTCATAATTTAACCAAGGGGTTGTTTTGGGGACTCACTTAGGGCggaatttttaagataaagataatctacattctttgtttaaacctagctTAATACAtgctttaaatgtttatttaaaatttttccaaaatttttcattttacaaaagtattatttggcaaaaacagctgttcattgtttatgttctTGAGTGAAAAGTttgcaatactaacaaagttaagtGAACtgaaatccataactgaaaaacacaattatcggttaagtttgttccgagtttaatataacagcaagtaaagcctagtttaactgagtagtaagaaagcCGTCCTTAGtacaataaaacattaaatgaaacatttatTCGGGTCAGTCCTAGTACGGAGTACTCTTTACAACGTAGCATAGACTTTCTTTTTGCAGGTTAACTACATATATCtcatacaattcaaaaaatgtttaaagcttACCTCCAAAAATCGATGATAATCCCGTATTTTCATCTTTCTTAGCAGCATTTTGTGAACTTGACTTTCCATTAGTTTCTTGCTGAAGAAACTCTTTCACACATTCCTTCTTATCTTCACTCGATTGTGAAGACTTTTCTGGCTTTTGTTCATAGGCCGTACAGATACTATCCGTTACTGAGCCAGAGGAACTACTCTCCGTTAGATTATTATGAACCATATTATTCGAAGACTTTTTAGGTGGTATTTGCGATTCAACTTTCTCCTGAGCACCTGATACAGTATCCTGCTGTTccatttcattataaatttccaATTTATCTTTATCCTTTTGGGCATAATTAATCATATTGTCAAATTCACGTTCTAAGAAAGTTTGTGTATAACTTTGATCATCGATTGTCTCCAAATTGGGTACATGAGCAATGCTGCGACGTTCCTCCCAATTTTTACGACTAGCACAAGGATCTAAGACTTCTATGCTCGATTGGCTAGGATTAGAGATGATATCAACATCACTTTCACCATtagttttaaaatctaaatcaCGATCAGTATTTGAACTGCCCACCAAAGATTGATTTGAGTTGAAAGAACTTTCAGAATGAGAGGTGGCGGTAATTTTAGAACAGGAGGATTCATTAAGAGAATTAGCAGAACCTAGAGTAAAgatattaaagttaacaatttgGATTAAAAAAAGCCAAGCGCATTTAGCATTAAGAAACATTGGAGTGTTAGTAACCAAATGTTAGAATTAAGtttgaatttgttaaattttgactCTTGTTTTTTATCTATACAAAACCAATGCTTCTTGgggttgtttttttgtattaaagcgtatatatattcttttttaatataaaaacagtgATATTAACTTTTTAGAGTTTGCTTCAGCGTCCTACTATGCAGTGGAGTGTTAGCAGAAAGCCTTGCGTTGCCTTTACCTTTTAAGACCAGTtggtaggtaggtagataggtaggtTTGTTAAGTTAAAGGagattatgtatgtatgttttttttttttacaaaatatataaaaagaagagAGCACATTAAATCAATCAATTCAAttagtttaaatgaaaaataataaaaaaagaaaacatgcaaaaaatattagattaaaattagtttataattgTTGAAAGCAAGCTTACCAATACTGTTTGTTTCTTCGGCAACTTCTATGGAATTGGAGAGAGACGTTAAGGGCTGTTGTATAGATAGGGGTGCTATTGAAGTGGGCAATTCTTCGACTATAGAAGCGGGCGATAGTTTGTCTACTAGATTGGTTTTTTCTAGAGATTTGGGTATTTCATGGATTTCTGCTACAAAACAGGATTTACAATCGGGACAacgaatttctataaaattgagtTTGTTAGTGTTAagtttattatagaaaagttcatgaAATGTTTCACTTACCcgagttttttaattttgatttagtCTCCTGAGAAAACTGGCAACTGCAATTGACACATCTATAAATCGTTTGATTCATTTCGGTTAAATCACGTTGTGATAAAATATCACGCAATTTCTTTTCCAATTCCTTAAAGTAAAAAGCAAAACTTTTGAatagaaaagtatttattaaaattttctttaaaaaaacttacttgACACAAATCCTCTTCTACAGTATAAACACGTTCCTGTTTATCCTTTTTTACAGTATCAAAATTTATGCGTAAAGTATTGGATTTTATACGATCACAggattctaaaatttttaaactccaTTTGGTTTTggttctttaataaaaaaaatccaataaaaaacaatatttgaatAATAGTTTTAACTAAATAGAATTATGTTAAACCTACTTTTCGGTTAAAGGATCTCTTTCTCTTAGGAAATTGGAGGATTTGGTTAAAAATAAAGCTTCATTTTGATTAGTGGTATAGACAATATAGGTCTCTTCATCCTCTTCTCTTTCGGAATCTAAAATAGCaataagtttagttttttttttcttgtttaacttTACAAAGGAGAATGTTTTGGTTTGTTTCAACTTACATTCATCCTCTTCATTATGTTGTTCATTTGTGGCAtagattttacttaaaatatcatGATCCTCTTCTTCATCTTTTACGGTTTCTATTTGTGGTGATTCTATTGCCAAATCGTTTTCcttatcattatcatcatcttcAAAAGGATTTTTACTTATCATTGTTGTATTGTCCAAAGATTTGTATATCGTTTTATCATTGTCTGTGGTATTATTGTTGATTAAGGTCGCTTGTGTTTGCTCTAAACTTTGATAAAGTGATGTTGTTTCATTATTGTCCTGCTGAGCTTTGATGGGTGTTAGCATTAGCTGTGCCATGGTGTTATCTAAAGTGTTATTGGTTGGTGTTGAGGTACGTACGGTAGTATTGACTTCCTCTTTCAAATCTTTAACATATTCATCAAACATTTGTCTTGATTTTTGTCTTTCTAGATTAATATCCACAGCCGAGGTATTCGAAGGTGTGAGACCCAAAACACTGTTACGAATTTCGGCATTACCCGTATGCAACCATTCATTGCCATATTTTTTGCGTAAATTTTCCACTTGGCCTTTAATATCCAAGTGctctttattttcttcttcCACTAAAACTGAGCTATTCATTACATTATCCTTGGCATTAAGTCTATCTGAATATTCTTCTGTTTCATGTATATTATCTTCAATTTCTACATGCCTTACTTTAgcagattttttctttattggtTTAACTACAACCTCATCTGTGTTATTAGTTTCTGAAGTATCTGAATTATTGTCATTAAGTTTA of the Lucilia cuprina isolate Lc7/37 chromosome 2, ASM2204524v1, whole genome shotgun sequence genome contains:
- the LOC111679198 gene encoding transmembrane protein 138 gives rise to the protein MKLTLSRYRILLSLQFTLLLADLFFNTFSHLLLTPKLQLTILLFVTQDLFIICEYLFFTFAVHATCVYEVGATHVILRNCKFFLFTILLYFLLSVSQHFWFVYNVLWYPMANWPTTLKALSFVQRTVSFFYYYSYKRTALTLSDPRFYEENIDWIAEQLSNK
- the LOC111679191 gene encoding uncharacterized protein LOC111679191 isoform X2, producing the protein MDPKKITELATLLRNNGDKILSSEFTLTLSASLLRALNDSFTLIADSLEIGDIQNFQVVKPINSKSPVFRDLQLVHDFVQKTTLLCIIQYPGEECFEGKIDITKFRALKRLEIQKVQVKQICGLQPLRAQMQHLICNKSIKCVDEIITHCGGDNSNGFVWNELKIADFSYNNLRTVDTSLEFAQYLQHLNLRHNQLQSVKAIKWLPHLKTLDLSFNRLQFIPQFHMDAYKRLQSLNMSNNLLEDLMGIVKLDALTDLDLSDNCLLDHTYLLPLSAISTLKFLNLYGNPLQCHPKHRLASSQYLHKNCSSVKFILDFEPLTKNEKAVTGTHQIRLVGALNHYTTRSSTSSLAAVGRITPVSNQTPASSVGSLVSFKLNDNNSDTSETNNTDEVVVKPIKKKSAKVRHVEIEDNIHETEEYSDRLNAKDNVMNSSVLVEEENKEHLDIKGQVENLRKKYGNEWLHTGNAEIRNSVLGLTPSNTSAVDINLERQKSRQMFDEYVKDLKEEVNTTVRTSTPTNNTLDNTMAQLMLTPIKAQQDNNETTSLYQSLEQTQATLINNNTTDNDKTIYKSLDNTTMISKNPFEDDDNDKENDLAIESPQIETVKDEEEDHDILSKIYATNEQHNEEDEYSEREEDEETYIVYTTNQNEALFLTKSSNFLRERDPLTEKTKTKWSLKILESCDRIKSNTLRINFDTVKKDKQERVYTVEEDLCQELEKKLRDILSQRDLTEMNQTIYRCVNCSCQFSQETKSKLKNSEIRCPDCKSCFVAEIHEIPKSLEKTNLVDKLSPASIVEELPTSIAPLSIQQPLTSLSNSIEVAEETNSIGSANSLNESSCSKITATSHSESSFNSNQSLVGSSNTDRDLDFKTNGESDVDIISNPSQSSIEVLDPCASRKNWEERRSIAHVPNLETIDDQSYTQTFLEREFDNMINYAQKDKDKLEIYNEMEQQDTVSGAQEKVESQIPPKKSSNNMVHNNLTESSSSGSVTDSICTAYEQKPEKSSQSSEDKKECVKEFLQQETNGKSSSQNAAKKDENTGLSSIFGALMQSTNILMTSSKKLIDSETLSNVKSGTALPTNSSNNSSSNTNKSTSGTQTYKFNYTDFNDIDHRLKLYFYQTKFEKDEHFKWIVRGRIYNETNKKLSDGIVVMSTCKLYVMEAYAKENDDVAKWLKTTISCTVDRLDAIQLLPWKMGLSFYLNDWGGFLLLLQDILRTDSLMLFFANNALPSLCELKYQPADLLTKRLSAAVIDEQLNMCSLLNGCEISCENAKRSFNICGLLTTDSRIYLSSEKLDWLSVLNHDSDIELCVTQFMSNLVEVEHCADNVFIINFLDETQDKCELWKCTFQTAENANTCLNSIAQSWEKLFGVPLINA
- the LOC111679191 gene encoding uncharacterized protein LOC111679191 isoform X1, whose amino-acid sequence is MDPKKITELATLLRNNGDKILSSEFTLTLSASLLRALNDSFTLIADSLEIGDIQNFQVVKPINSKSPVFRDLQLVHDFVQKTTLLCIIQYPGEECFEGKIDITKFRALKRLEIQKVQVKQICGLQPLRAQMQHLICNKSIKCVDEIITHCGGDNSNGFVWNELKIADFSYNNLRTVDTSLEFAQYLQHLNLRHNQLQSVKAIKWLPHLKTLDLSFNRLQFIPQFHMDAYKRLQSLNMSNNLLEDLMGIVKLDALTDLDLSDNCLLDHTYLLPLSAISTLKFLNLYGNPLQCHPKHRLASSQYLHKNCSSVKFILDFEPLTKNEKAVTGTHQIRLVGALNHYTTRSSTSSLAAVGRITPVSNQTPASSVGSLVSFKLNDNNSDTSETNNTDEVVVKPIKKKSAKVRHVEIEDNIHETEEYSDRLNAKDNVMNSSVLVEEENKEHLDIKGQVENLRKKYGNEWLHTGNAEIRNSVLGLTPSNTSAVDINLERQKSRQMFDEYVKDLKEEVNTTVRTSTPTNNTLDNTMAQLMLTPIKAQQDNNETTSLYQSLEQTQATLINNNTTDNDKTIYKSLDNTTMISKNPFEDDDNDKENDLAIESPQIETVKDEEEDHDILSKIYATNEQHNEEDEYSEREEDEETYIVYTTNQNEALFLTKSSNFLRERDPLTEKTKTKWSLKILESCDRIKSNTLRINFDTVKKDKQERVYTVEEDLCQELEKKLRDILSQRDLTEMNQTIYRCVNCSCQFSQETKSKLKNSEIRCPDCKSCFVAEIHEIPKSLEKTNLVDKLSPASIVEELPTSIAPLSIQQPLTSLSNSIEVAEETNSIGKGNARLSANTPLHSRTLKQTLKSSANSLNESSCSKITATSHSESSFNSNQSLVGSSNTDRDLDFKTNGESDVDIISNPSQSSIEVLDPCASRKNWEERRSIAHVPNLETIDDQSYTQTFLEREFDNMINYAQKDKDKLEIYNEMEQQDTVSGAQEKVESQIPPKKSSNNMVHNNLTESSSSGSVTDSICTAYEQKPEKSSQSSEDKKECVKEFLQQETNGKSSSQNAAKKDENTGLSSIFGALMQSTNILMTSSKKLIDSETLSNVKSGTALPTNSSNNSSSNTNKSTSGTQTYKFNYTDFNDIDHRLKLYFYQTKFEKDEHFKWIVRGRIYNETNKKLSDGIVVMSTCKLYVMEAYAKENDDVAKWLKTTISCTVDRLDAIQLLPWKMGLSFYLNDWGGFLLLLQDILRTDSLMLFFANNALPSLCELKYQPADLLTKRLSAAVIDEQLNMCSLLNGCEISCENAKRSFNICGLLTTDSRIYLSSEKLDWLSVLNHDSDIELCVTQFMSNLVEVEHCADNVFIINFLDETQDKCELWKCTFQTAENANTCLNSIAQSWEKLFGVPLINA